In Betta splendens chromosome 3, fBetSpl5.4, whole genome shotgun sequence, the genomic window TTCTGAGCCGACGGGTTTCCAGCAGAACTCACCTCAACGTAACCAGACAGAGGAAAATCCTTTCTGAAGGGGTGACCCTCGAAACCATAGTCTGTAAGAATCCGTCTCAGGTCTGGGTGGCCGGTAAAGAACACGCCGTACATGTCCCACAcctgcacaaacgcacacatccCTTCACCGTGAGCAGACCATGTCATCTGTGATGACTGTTTGTCAGACCAGCAGGTTCGACTCACCTCCCTCTCGTACCAGTTGGCAACCTTGTGAACAGGAACTGCAGAGTCCACGGGCGTTAACTCATCCGTGTATGTCTTAACCCGAATACGAGAGTTGTAGCGCAGTGACAGCAGGTTGTAGACGATCTGCAAGCAAAGCCACACACTCGTTATATGAAGGTTTACTGGACTTTTTTCTATTGTGTTAGAATTCACTCCTGCTGCTTATTCTAGACGAGGCTGCGCAGTACGACCAGAATGCCTAACCTGTGGTTGGAAAATTCTTCTGGAATCAAGGCCAGTGGTTCTACTTTTATGCTAAACAACTTCAACAAAGCTACCTCAAAGCGGTTCTGTCGTGTTGGGAtgtccacagcagtcaggtcagtcatgttGGTGAACTGGGCATTAGTGTGGTCTCTCAGGAAGGTCAGCACTGGGACCACTCCATCAGGATGGATCATGACCTCCAGTTCATTATAACATGTCAcctatacacaaacacaggtttgTGAAAACCGCATTCAATCtaaattattttctttaaacAAATAAGTAATGGATTCTATGTTTAAATTATAGACCTTAGTCCAAGGTGTTTAAGCAAATACTGGCTTTAATTGGTGGCGTCATCCCCACCATAGAAATATGAGCTATTGGCAGCACGTGAACTCACCTGGACCTGTTGGATGTATTTGGGCAGGATTTCAGCCACATACTCCCCAAACACTGCCAGCTGGTTGTGAGTGACAGCATCCTTAGCCCTAACAGTGGCTACATGAAAGGCAGAAACACATGTGTCTAAACTGGACACAAGCACCAGTAACGTAGTTGGACTTGAGGGTTACTCACGGCTGGTCTCAGTGGTGGAGCTCTGccgcctgtgctgctgctgctgctgcaggagacacgAGCTCCTTCCAACTAAGAGATGACAAAAATGGCTGAGATGGAAGCTAACTCTATGCACCACGCCACATAACCACCCTAATAcagttttccatttgtttttaatcGCGTCACACTTGTCACAAAGAGATCTGACACCGCTTTGCTACCGTCAAGCCCCCTCTTTACGCTTCTGTTGTCACATTTACCCTTCCGTTATTTAGCAGTGAATTAGATTACATTAAATAAAGTGAACGCATGTTCATGCAGCGACAACACTTGTGCACCACCGTTTGTCGCCTAATTTCACGTAAGTCACAGAAAGAACACAAACTGTCCAACCTGTCACGCAGGCTAATGTTAGCATTAGCTAGCCCGAAGGTCAACCCTGACAAATCTCACGTTAAATCTTACACGCAGGCTTTTTAGTGCATTGTAAATGAAAGCTACATGAGAATACTCCTGCAGCGAATATTGTGCACAACGATGAAACAGTTACTGGTCATCTTACTGTTAAAACTCCTTCCAAGACCTCCGCGGACAAACCGAACCAGCGACGCCGCCATGTTTGATGCGTGCGGTCAGAGAACTGGCTGTTGGCGAActgtcgccccctggtggcgggGAGGAGCTTACAATAATAAGATGATGCATACTACTAATAATACCGGTTATAATGATCTTTATAATCATCATCTCTGCGAAAAGTCAGTGACGAAACAACGtgcaacaaaacattttaagcaaatgttttattatcaaaGTCAATAATGTTTCATATTGTTCTAAATAATTGTGGatcatttctttatttgtggTACTGAATGTACAAAGCTGGTTTTACCATAATGACTATCAAAACCTTTTGTGATATCACAAAAGTCTCAGATAAAATTCTTAAATAAAACGCATTTGTGGGATTTGTATTTTCAGTGTGAACATCATAATGTGATGACGAacgtgcagcagctgctgtttacatCAGTGTGAATGTACAgtcgtccagctgctgcagaggcagagcgagGCTCGGGCCGATGCCCGTCACTCTCAGCTGGGCTGTCCGCAAACCTCCTGGTAATATTTCTTCAGCACCTCCAGCTGAGCTGAGCGCACCAGGACGTGGGGTCGAACGGAGGCCAGCTTCTGACACGCTTCCTCTGGAGTCATGCAGTGAAGCTGTCAGCAGAGAAGCAAAAGGTTCAAACTTATGACGTCACACCTCAGTAGAATCCACAGATCAGGCATGCACTATTACATTTTGAGAATTGAATGACAGAGCGCTAAAGGAGGACAAGCTGCCTTGAGCTGAGCTGCATCCTGTGACTGGTAGATAACACCAGCAGGTGAAAACGCTGACAGCAGTCCTGTGGCGCCTGACTGCTTGTAGTTTTAATTGCATGACATAGAGTTAAACTGTGACGTTTATACACAGAAAGGAATGTGGACATTGTCCCTCATCACATCTTTCACAGAAAGAACAATTAAAGCAACCAGAAATGTATGTGTCAGCATTTTGGTAATGAGAGATAATTACATAAACACCAATTCTTCTAACAGGAGTGTGACATGAGGACGAGGTCTCTACTGACCCGAATGAGGTAGGCGGCGGCCAGCGTGGCGCTGCGGGAGCGCCCGGCCTTGCAGTGGACGTACACGCTGGTCCCCTGGTCTCGGCGCTGCAGGGCAAACTCAACGCCGCGGTGCAGGTTCTGCAGGCTCGGGACCCCGGTGAGGTCGACGGTGCTCAGCCTGAGCTGATCAACCCCTGCAGCCTGCCACTCCTGCACCGACCAAACACACGGGGCGCATTCATTAGACTTAAAAAGGTTGGGAGtttattgtaataaaaaaactgagAATTGGAGGTTTTTCAGGTCCATCACTATAATACATTTTCCTCCAGTGAAGTCACCTCAGCTGAGTTGCAGAAATATTTGGTCTCATACATCTCGTTCATGGTGATTACGCCTCTGACATTCTCTGTCTCCACCAGCTACAACACAAGACATGAATCAGTTTTCACACTTGAATAATATCACCACCATCAGCACTACTTCTGGTTCTCTAAAGCTCCTCTAATGTTAGATTACATTAATGTATTACATGTGTAGTTACTACAGTCTGCTGCTGACCTGCTTGGTCATGGATCGGAACGGCAGCGCTCCGAGGATCACCGTGTCGTCGACCCGGTCGAACCAGCGCCTGGACGACACCTTCTCCATGACGACGTTGTAGGCCAACGTCGGGTAGAAGAGCAGCCTCGCTAGCGCCGCAGACATGACGGAGCTCCAGGAACAGCTGGACGGGGACTCAACAAGCCATGACCGCGGGGCGAGACCGAGTCCGCGCCGTCAGCCGACCAGCATGCCTTCCTGCCCGGATGTTTAGGTTCGTCCTCCGGTGGGCGGTCCCACCGGAATGACGCCACATCCGGAGTGTGACGTAGTAGGACTATTATGCATTTGTATTATTCAAAAAAAGCTAAACTAAAGTTTGAAgatgaaataaatgtgttttaaccaGGCCActggaatgtactgtaaaaaaataaacctttgttaaaataaaacttgtttCACTTTGTTACATTTTACCATTGTAGGCATGAAATACATGaaactataataataaaacacaccaGTCAGAACAATGGGcagcgttttattgtgaaacgtTTTCTAGACACATTCAACGTTCAAACCAGGTCACACTGGTCTCCGTCCTAAACAGTATGAAGTGTCAAATAATGTAATATGTACAAAATTGAATGTTACACTGTATTTAGTGTATTCTTAAAACAAGAATGTGTGAATCAGATGACTGTTACGGAACAGGTTTTATCGTCCTACTGTACTTTTCAAAATATAAAAGCATTAGCTTTCTATCTATCTTAGCATTACAAAATCGCTTGTGATAATCTGCTGAACTCATGCGATTCACACATGAACACTTTGATGGATCAGTGGAGTTTCCAGAAGAGCAGACACAGTAATATGTACACAGATACATACGTGTATAAAAACAGACGAGGAAGGATCAGTGTTGGTGAGCGAAGTCACACAGTGTATCTTTATATACATCCTCtaaaaaaatgtgcaaatgttcaGAATTCATTGGCCTGTGACCCCAGATTGCATAAGTTCAGAAAGTCGAACTTTCTTTATGTTCAGTACAAGGTGCAGACAACACtagagctaaagtagtgtttaaACTAGGATGCGAGCATATTTTAACTTGTACAGTGACACATGGACAAAGATTCCTCCATCCCCTGATTATCACTGACATAACACTACGTATTCAACCTTCATTTACATATAAAAGcataaaagcagtaaaagtaGTGATCCACCTTGTTGGAACTTAAAGCTTCATCAACTGTGACGTGATATTATAGCTGATGATGGCATCACCGCGATAATGGAGAGGTCAAAAgtcggtggtggtggtggtggagttcAGGATGTCGTGCTGGACCTTGGTGTTGGAGGTCGTGGACAGATGTTGCTGTGGAAACAAAAGCAGCCATTGAAGTTGTGACACAACAAAGAAACAGGTTGTGATCATTAAGAACAGACACAAAAATCTGTTAATGTGAAGTAGTGAGGAAAGTCTCAGAC contains:
- the ndufs3 gene encoding NADH dehydrogenase [ubiquinone] iron-sulfur protein 3, mitochondrial isoform X1, which produces MAASLVRFVRGGLGRSFNIGRSSCLLQQQQQHRRQSSTTETSPTVRAKDAVTHNQLAVFGEYVAEILPKYIQQVQVTCYNELEVMIHPDGVVPVLTFLRDHTNAQFTNMTDLTAVDIPTRQNRFEIVYNLLSLRYNSRIRVKTYTDELTPVDSAVPVHKVANWYEREVWDMYGVFFTGHPDLRRILTDYGFEGHPFRKDFPLSGYVEVRYDDEVKRVVAEPVELSQEFRKFDLNSPWEVFPAFREPKEAAPKLEAGDKAPEKK
- the ptpmt1 gene encoding phosphatidylglycerophosphatase and protein-tyrosine phosphatase 1, encoding MSAALARLLFYPTLAYNVVMEKVSSRRWFDRVDDTVILGALPFRSMTKQLVETENVRGVITMNEMYETKYFCNSAEEWQAAGVDQLRLSTVDLTGVPSLQNLHRGVEFALQRRDQGTSVYVHCKAGRSRSATLAAAYLIRLHCMTPEEACQKLASVRPHVLVRSAQLEVLKKYYQEVCGQPS
- the ndufs3 gene encoding NADH dehydrogenase [ubiquinone] iron-sulfur protein 3, mitochondrial isoform X2, whose protein sequence is MLTLACVTVGRSSCLLQQQQQHRRQSSTTETSPTVRAKDAVTHNQLAVFGEYVAEILPKYIQQVQVTCYNELEVMIHPDGVVPVLTFLRDHTNAQFTNMTDLTAVDIPTRQNRFEIVYNLLSLRYNSRIRVKTYTDELTPVDSAVPVHKVANWYEREVWDMYGVFFTGHPDLRRILTDYGFEGHPFRKDFPLSGYVEVRYDDEVKRVVAEPVELSQEFRKFDLNSPWEVFPAFREPKEAAPKLEAGDKAPEKK